One region of Ictalurus punctatus breed USDA103 chromosome 6, Coco_2.0, whole genome shotgun sequence genomic DNA includes:
- the upp2 gene encoding uridine phosphorylase 2 — MAVMAPILHSDYIEKEQYVQNPHLDNMEEDILYHFNLGTKTHNLPAMFGDIKFVCVGGSANRMRSFAQFIHQQLELPGNADDIRDICEGTDRYSMYKAGPVLSISHGMGVPSISIMLHELIKLLYHAHCRDVMLFRIGTSGGIGLPPGTVVITDKVVDSFFRPQFEQVVLGKVITRSTELDKGMAEELLQCSTELSSFPTIIGNTMCTHDFYEGQGRLDGALCSFSTEEKLEYLKKAHEAGIKNIEMESTVFAAMCRVCNLKAAVICVTLLNRLEGDQISTPHDVLLEYQQRPQYLVAHFIKKHLALI, encoded by the exons ATGGCAGTCATGGCTCCAATTTTACACAGTGACTATATAGA AAAGGAGCAATATGTTCAAAACCCTCACCTGGACAACATGGAGGAGGACATCCTCTACCACTTTAACCtgggcaccaagacacacaaCCTGCCCGCCATGTTCGGAGACATcaaa TTCGTGTGTGTGGGAGGCAGTGCCAACAGAATGAGATCTTTCGCTCAGTTCATCCATCAGCAGCTGGAGCTCCCCGGGAATGCTGATGATATCAGAGATATCTGTGAGGGGACTGACCGCTACTCCATGTACAAAGCGGGGCCTGTGCTTTCCATCAGT CATGGTATGGGTGTGCCGTCCATCTCCATAATGCTGCACGAACTCATCAAGCTCCTGTATCACGCCCACTGCCGTGATGTTATGCTGTTTCGCATCGGCACCTCAGGAGGCATCG GTCTTCCTCCTGGCACGGTGGTGATCACTGATAAAGTGGTGGACTCTTTCTTCAGGCCGCAGTTTGAGCAGGTGGTTCTGGGTAAAGTGATCACCAGGAGCACTGAGCTGGATAAAGGCATGGCAGAAGAGCTCCTGCAGTGTTCCACTGAGCTGTCCAGCTTCCCCACCATCATCGGCAACACCATGTGCACACACGACTTCTATGAAG GCCAAGGCAGACTGGATGGTGCCTTGTGCTCATTCTCCACCGAGGAGAAGCTGGAGTATCTGAAAAAGGCCCATGAGGCCGGCATCAAAAACATTGAAATGGAGTCCACCGTCTTTGCTGCCATGTGTCGCGTCTGCAACCTTAAAG CGGCAGTGATCTGCGTGACTCTGTTGAACCGGTTGGAGGGGGATCAGATCTCCACACCCCACGACGTGCTGCTGGAATACCAGCAGAGACCTCAGTACCTGGTGGCTCATTTCATCAAGAAACACTTGGCACTGATCTAA